A region of the Sandaracinaceae bacterium genome:
AAGACGAACAACGGCAGCATCACGAACGCGTAGAGGATGAGCTTGGTGACCTCCACGCGCACCGTCCGGATGGTGTCGCGCAGCAGCGCCCGGAGCGTGAACGGAGGCCCCTCGACGCCAGTGACCCGGCGCTCCACCTCTTCGCTCAAGAGGTCGTTGAACGGAGCGGCGATGATGCTGGCGAGCGCGGCCACCACGAGCAGGGCCGCCGCACCCAGCAGGAACGTGAAGACCCAGTCGAAGACGGTGTGCGCCACGCGCTTCACCCCACCCCAGAAGCCGTCGTCGGTGGGGCTCGACCAGATGGCCTCCACCCAACCCGCGTGGTGCTGCCCCAACTGATAGAAGACCACCGTGAGCAGCCCGAGCGTGATCAGGATGGGGAAGATCCAGTAGCGGACCAGCCCGGGGTGCTGCAGGTAGACGAAGCGCGCGCCGCGGAAGGGGTAACGGAAGCCCGCCAGGAAGCCGAGCGTGAGGCGTGCCGGGGTGGCCGCCACATCCTTCACCACGCTGACGACCTTCTGGACGACAGGCGGCTCCGATGTCACGGGGCGAGGCCTCCCGCGAAGGGCAGGATGCCCTTCAGGTCGTCGTCGTTGAAGCGCAGCATCAGGCCCAGGAACACGTCGCGCGTGCCGTTGAGGGCGTCGTCCACGCCGGCCACCAGCCAGAAGCGGTTGACCAGCTCGAAGTTGAGGCGCGCGCGCAGGCGGGGCAGCGCTTGCACACCGATGGCGAAGGCGTCGATGTTGAGCTCGAAGCGGTCGTCCAGGATGTGCAGGTCGAGGCCTAGGCCGCCCGTGGACTCCATGATGCCCACGCGGAACGTGGCGAACGAGACCCGCTTGGCCAGCATGATGGTGAAGCGCAGCGCGTCCGAGCGTGTGATGGTGGTGCGCGTGTAGACCGGCGGGTCGTCCTCGCCGGCGGGGTTCTGGAACACGGTCTCGCGCCGGGTCCGCTCCGACCCGCGCGGGTCGTCCACCACCTGGATCAGGAAGTAGCGGCTCTCGCGCGGCTGCAGGCGCAGCGAGAAGTACGTCTTGAAGGTGTTCGCGAGCATGTTGAACTCGCTGCGGATCTCGAGGATGGTCTGGAGGCGCCCGATGCCGCCGAGGATGCCGCCGATGCCCTCGGCGATGCCCTCGACCTCGTCGATGAGGGTCTCGTCGGAGGTCAGGCGACCGATGGTGCCCTCGCCCCGCGCGGTGCGGTCGCTCACCTGCCGGACGTCGGCCAGCACGCGCTCCAGCTCCTCGGACGCGCGGTGAATGGAGGCCACCGTGTCGTCGCTCTCGCCGAGCGCGCGGTCGATGTCGGGGCGCCGCTCGTCGATGACCTGGTCCAGGTTGCGCGTGGCCGACTCCACGTTGTCGAGGATGCGGATGAGGCGCGGCCCTGCAGCCTCCGTGGCGTCCTCCACGTTGCGCAGGGTGTTGCCCACCACGGCCTCGTTGGCCTGGATGGTGCGGTTCACGGCCTCGAGCGCCTCGCTCAGGTTGAGCAGCGCGCTCTGCATGCGGTCGCCGGCTTCGTCCGTGCCGAAGGAGCGCTGCATCTGGGCGCTGACGTCCCGGATGTTGGTGGCGATTTCACTGACGGTGGTCAGAATCGCGTCCATGGAGGTGGGCTCTTGCGCCAGGAGGATCTGGCCGCCGTCGGGGATGAGCGGCTCGGTCACGCTACCCGGGTAGATGACCAGCAGCTTCTCCCCCAAGAGCGAAGCGCTTCGCATGGCTACCCGCGCGTCCTCGTGCAGCTCGATGCCCTCGTCCATCACGATGTCCACCCGCGCGCGGTTGCCCTCGAGGCGGATGGTGTCGATGTAGCCCACCGAGATGCCCGCGATGAGCACACGCGACTTGGGGATGAGGCCCTGCACATCGTCGAAGAGCGCGTAGACGGTGTAGCCCTCGTTCTCACCCGAGCGCTCGTCGACGTAGCGATAGACGGCGATGGCGACGAACGTCCCGATCACCACCATCAGGCCAACGCGGGCCGCCTTCCAAGTGTCATTCATCGATGCGGCGACATCCTAGCCGAAAACTGACACCGAGGTGCAAAGACCGGCGGACCCCGGGCGAAAACCGCCGGCCCATGGAGAGACTCCCGGCAGGCGCCGTGCGCTGTGGTGGTTGACCCGCCCGCGCGAGGGCCCGTATCGTCCGGGCTCGCTCAACGGTCGGACTCATTTTGCCTACATCGACGCCTCGCCACGCCCTCCCCCCCCTGGCCGCCATGCTCACGCTGGTGCTGGTGGGCTGCGACTTTCACCCTGGCAACCGAGAGGCGGACCCGGTGTTCACGTCGGACGAGGAGGGCAGCGCCACGCCGCCGCGCATCCCGGGCGCCACGTGTGGCGGGCCGTCGGACTGCGCCACCGACCAGGTGTGCCTCGAGGCCACCTGCGTGGGGGCCCGCACCAGCGTGAAGGCAGAGCTGCTGGCGGCCGCGGCGGCCCAGCAGTCCGAAGCCGGCGACGCAGCCGGTGCCGCTGCCAGCTACCAAGAGGCCATCGAGGCCTACGAGGCGGCCGAGATCACGCCACCGGGCGCGGTGTTGTGCCGCGCCGCGCAGAGCATCTTGAGCGTCACCCACCAGGCCGAGGGGCGCGAGCGTGCGGCACGCATGGCCGACCGCTGCCTGCGCCAGACGCTGCCCGGTGACCATCTGCGCGGCCGCGTCATCGCGGCCCTCGGGCGCATGCGCTACGACGGCCTCAACCTCGGGGCGTTCGACCTCCCGGAGGCGCCGGCCACGTTCTTCACGGAGACCCCCGCGCGGCCGGATCCCAACCGCGTGCAGGTCACCATCGAGGTGACCCCGCTCGAGAGCAGCTCGTTCGCGCCCATCATCGCCGCGCTCGAGGGCGAGGCAGCCAAGGCCGCGGCCCAAGACTGCTTCCTGCAAGACTGGGAAGTGCGCCACGAGCAGCAGGCGGCGGCCAGCTTCCAGGTGCGCTTCTCCTCGCGCTTGCGCGACATGGGTAGCTACGACGCGTACCCCGCGGAGCTGGAGCTGGTGCAGCAGTCGCTGGCGCAGGAAGGCTTCGAGCCGTGCTTGGCGCGGGTGCTGCCGGCCGTGGTGGAGCTGCCCGCCAGCCTCGGGCGGGTGGTGTCGTACGAGACGACCATGACCGTGAGCGCCACCCTCCAAGCGAGCGAGTGATCCCGCACGGCTGGGGCCGGCCCGGCCGGCGTGTGGCCAGAGGTGCGACACGCTGCTAGGACGCGGCGTGCTCGCGACCCTCGACACCCTGACCGCGCTGGCCCTTGGTCTCATTCAAGGCGTGACGGAGTTCCTGCCCGTCTCGAGCGACGGTCACATCGCCATCGGCGCACGGGTCTTCGGGCTCGAAGACGCCCCCCTCGCGCTGAGCGTGGCGCTGCATGCGGGCACCCTGCTGGCCACGCTCATCGCGTTCCGTGCGGACCTCGCCTCGCTCGCTCGCGAGACCTTCCGACCGCGCGGTGACTTCGCCATGTGGCGCGCCTCCGAGACCGGCCGGCTGGTCATGGCGGTGGTGGTCGCGACCATCCCCACCGGCATCATCGGCCTGGGTTTGAAGGACCACGTGGAGCACCTCAGCCACGATCAGCAGGTGGTCGCGGTGTGCCTGATGGGGTCGGCGGTCATGGTCATGTTGACGAGGCTCGGTCGCGGCGAGGCGCAGCTGCCCACCCTTCCCCAAGCGTTCTTGATCGGCATCTTCCAAGGCCTCGCGGTGCTCCCCGGGCTCTCGCGCAGTGGCTCCACCATCGCGGTGGCCATGCTGCTGGGGCTGGCCGGCACAGCGGCCTTCCGCTTCAGCTTCCTGCTGTCCCTGCCCGCCGTCGCGGGCGCGGTGCTGCTGGAGCTGGGCAACCCGGCCGAGCTCATCGCGCTGGGCTGGCCTGCGCTCTTGGGGGCGCTCGTGGCCTTCGTGACAGGCTACGCCAGCCTGTTCTTGCTGCGCGGGCTCGTGCACCGGGGCAACCTGTTCCTCTTCGCGATCTATCTCGTCCCGGTCTCGATCTGGTTCTTCTTCTGGTAGGGGTCACGCATGTCTCGCACCGTGTTCGCCGTCATCATGGCCGGGGGCTCCGGCACCCGCTTCTGGCCTGCCTCGCGCGGGTCGCGTCCGAAGCAGCTGCTGCCGCTGGCGGGCGGTGAGACGTCGCTCATCGCCGAGACGGTGGAGCGCATCGCACCGCTCGTGCCTGCCGAGCGCGTGTTGGTGGTGACGTCGGCGCTGCTGGCCGAGGCCACCGCCGCCGAGCTGAGCATGCTGCCGCGGGAGAACATCCTGGCCGAGCCGCTGGGCCGCAACACGGCGCCGTGTGTGGGCTGGGCGGCCGCGCACGTGCGGCGCCGCGACCCGAACGCCATCCTCATGGTGCTGCCGGCCGACCACCACATCGGCGACCCGGACACCTACCGCAAGACGCTCGAGACCGCGCTGCGGGCCGCGGACGATGGCGCGCTGGTGACCGTGGGGATCCTGCCCACCCGCCCCGAGACGGGCTACGGCTACATCGAGCAGGGCGAGAGCCTGGGCGATGGCGTCCGTGCCGTGACCCGCTTCGTCGAGAAGCCCGACCTCGCGCGCGCCGAGCAGTTCCTCGCGAGCGGCCACTTCGTCTGGAACAGCGGCATGTTCTTCTTTCGCGCCGACGCGGTGCTGGCCGAGTTCGAGCGCCAGCTGCCTGCCATCGCGGCGCGGATCACGGAGTACGACGCCGCCGCGCGGGAGGGCCGCGAAGCCGAGGTGGTGGGCGCCACGTATGCGTCGCTCGAGAGCGTGAGCTTCGACCACGGCATCATGGAGCACGCCGAGCGCATCGCCGTGGTCGCGGGAAGCTTCGGCTGGAGCGACCTCGGCAGCTGGACCACCGCTTACGAGCTGGCAGCGAAAGACGCCGCCGAGAACGCCCTGCGGGCGGATGGCGTGCTGGTGGACAGCTCGGGCTGCTACGTGAGCGCGCCGGCGGGCAAGCTGGTGGCGCTAGTGGGGCTCCACGACCTCGTGGTGGTGGACACCGGAGACGCGCTCCTGATCATGCCGCGCGAGCGCGCGCAGGATGTTCGCTCGGTGGTGGACGCGCTCAAGTCGCGACGGGATCCACGGGTATAGGCTCCGCAGCGGGCGAAGCGTCGGCGCGCCTCTGAGCGAGACGTGCGCGCTGGTGGTCGCGCAGCTTCAAGAACGAGATGCTGGCCAGCACCAGCAGCGCGCCGCCGATCTGGACGGGGACGAGCCGCTCGCCCAACAGGAAGTAGGCGGCCACCACCGTCAGCGGCGGGCCCACGAGCGTGAGCAAGCTGGCTGGACCGGCGCCCGCACGCTCGATGCCGCGCGCCAACAACAGGAAGGGCAGCACGGTGCAGGCCACCACCAGGAGCGTGAGCCAGGCCAGCCCGCGCGGGTTCCACACGAGATCCTCGGGGCGCAGCACGAACGGCAGGGCCAGCAAGAGCGCCAGCGCCGTGCCGATGTTGGAGTACGCGGTGAAGGCCACCGAGCCCATGGCGCGCATGCTGCGCTGGCTGGCCGTCAGGAACATGGCGTAGGTCACCGACCCGCCCAACGCGAAGAGCACGCCGCTCAGGTCGCGCCCGCGCAGGGCAGCGAGGCCATCGGGAGCCGCCACCCCCACGAGGCCGAGCCAAGCCAGCGCGAAGGTGAGGACCTCGAGCCCGCGTGGCAGCGCGCGCAGGCGGATGGCCTCGATGATGATCACCACGCCCGGGAACGAGAACAGGATGACGCGCGAGGGCCCCGCGCCGATGCGGTCGATGGCCGAGAAGTCGCACGCCGCCGCCATGAGGAAGAAGGCGCCCACGCCCATGGCTTCGAGGCGGGTGCGGACGCTGACCGGCGGCTGCGGGACGCGGCGGGCCATGACGGCGCCCACGCCCAGGTAGAGGGGTGTGGCCAGCAACACACGGAGGCTGACGACCGCCACGACCGTGAGACCCGTATCGAGCGCCACGCGGGCGATGATGCCCTTGAACGCGAAGAGCACCGTGGCCGCCAACACGAACGCGGCGCCAGAGGCGGGGCGTGGTGTCGCGGAGAGGGTCATGAGCGAAACCTGGGGCGTCATGGGTCCTCCGTCCAACGAAAATCCGGTAGCCTCGGGGGATGCCGACCCTCATCGTTGCTCCCACCCGTGTCGAAGCCGCCGGCAACAAGCCCAAGCTGATCGACGAGTACATCGGACGCGTCAACTCGGGACACGAAGCGCTCAGCGTGGCGCACATGCGCTCGCCCGGCGGCTGGGTGGAGCCCGGACAGACCCCCGAGTTCGATGAGTACACGCTGGTGCTGCGCGGCCAGCTCAAGGTGGAGCACGCCGACGGAGAGCTGCTGGTGAGCGCTGGCCAGGCGGTGGTCACGCACCGCGGTGAGTGGGTGCGCTACAGCACCCCCGGCGACGATGGCGCCGAGTACGTGGCCATCTGCCTGCCGGCGTTCTCCATGGACACGGTCAAGAGGGATGAGTGACGCACAGGCCACGGGCACCACGCAGCCGAGTGCCGCGCGGTGGCGGCGCCGTGTGACCCTCGGGCTGCTGGCGCTGCTCGCGGTGGGGCTGTTGCTGCTGATCCCCGACCCCAGCCCCCTGCCGCCCACGCCCGCGCCCGGCGAGGTGTTCGCGTGGAACCAAGACGAGGTCTGGGAGGCGCTCGAGGCTCGCTCGCTGGCCGTGCGCGCCATGCCGGTGCCGGAGGCCGAGGGGCACGTGAGCGAGGCGCTGGGGGCGCTGGTCGCGGCGCTCGCCGAGCTGCAGACGCTGTCGCTGACGACACACCCAGTCCTCGGCGCGGCCGAGCAGGCCCTGCTGCTGCGGGTGGAGGGGGCGTTCTTCGAGGCCGCCGCCACGCTCGCCGCCCGACCGGCGCGCGCGGCCGAGCTGGTGTCGCTGCAGAGCCAGCTGCGCCAGCACATGAAGCAGCTGTCGCGCGCACTCCCGCCGAGCGACCCGGTGGCACGTCGGGCCCTCTACCGCACGCTCTATGGCAGCCGCGCCGCGCTCGAAGAGGTGCTGCTTCAGATGCCCGCAGACACGATGCCGGCACTCAGCGAGGGCGTGGCGGAGACGTCGGCGGCCCCGAGCGCCACCCTGCGTGGCGTGACCGTGCACAGCGGCGACATCCTGGTGTCGCGTGGCGGCGCGCCCACGTCGGCGCTCATCGCGCGCGGCAACGACTACCCGGGCAACTTCTCGCACGTGGCGTTGCTGCACATTGCCCCCTCGGGCGAGGTGGAGACCATCGAGGCGCACATCGAGCGCGGCGTGGTGGTGGCCGGCATCGAGCGCTACCTGAGCGACCACAAGCTGCGGGTGATGTTGTTGCGTCCGCGCGCGGACCATGAAGCGCTGCGCGCACGCCCAGACCTGGCTCACGCTGCGGCCGTGCGCGCTCGTGAGGCCACGCTCGCGCGCCACATCCCGTACGACTTCGAGGGCAATCGGCGCGACCCGAGCCAGCAGTTCTGCTCCGAGGTGGTGTCCGCCGCCTATGGTGCGGAGGGCCTCTCGCTCTGGGAGGGGCTCACCACCACCAGCGATCCGGACACCGCGCGCTGGCTCGGCGCCTTCGGCGTCCGTGAGTTCGTGACGCACGGTCCGAGCGACCTCGAGTACGACCCCAAGCTGACGGTGGTGGCCGAGTGGCGCGACCCCGAGGCGCTCTTCGCCGACCACGTGGACGCGGCGGTGATCGATGCCCTGCTGGAGGGTGCACGCCGCGGCGACAGCGTGGTGCACGACTGGCGCATGCTGCCTATGGCGCGCGTGATGAAGGGCTACAGCGCGCTGCTGAACCTTTTCGGTCGCGTGGGCCCCGTGCCCGAGGGCATGACGGCCACCGTGGCGCTGCGCGTGCGGGCCCTGCACGAGTTGCACGCGGGCATCCGGCAGCGCGTGGAGACCACGGCCAGCGCGTTCGAGCGCGAACACGGCTACCGCGCGCCGTACTGGGAGCTGGTGCGGCTCGCGCGCGAAGCACGGGGTGACTAGCACCTCGTCGCAGAGATCATGACGCGTTGGAGATGGGGCCGACCTGCCTTGCTGCAAGGTGCGATGGGCACCCACCGCTGAAGCGGTGGGCAGCAACCCAAGTGATCGCACTTCCTAGAGTCCCCCGCCTAGCAGGGGACTACGTGCCAGCGGTGACCGTGGATCAACCGGCGGCGCGGATCGCCGTGACCGCGTCCTCCACCTCGCGGCGGATCTCGGTGAGCCGCGCCTCCGACTGCGCCTCGAAGCGCATCACGAGCACGGGCTGCGTGTTGGACGCACGCACCAGGCCCCAGCCTCCGTCGAACAGGATGCGGGCGCCATCCACCTCCACTACCTGGTTGGTGGCGCGGAACCGCTCGAGCACCTTGGTGACCACCCCGAACTTCTCGCCGTCCGGGCAGTCCACGCGCAGCTCGGGGGTGGAGAACGTGACCGGCACATCGGCCAGCAGCTCGTGCAGTGGGCGGTCGCTGGCGGCCACGATCTCGAGCAGGCGCAAGGCCGCGTACACCGCGTCGTCGAAGCCGAAGAAGCGGTCCGCGAAGAACACGTGGCCGCTCATCTCGCCGGCCAGCAGCGCGCCCTCCTCTTTCATCTTCGCCTTGATCAGCGAGTGCCCCGTCTTCCAGAGGATGGGCCGCCCGCCATGCTGCGCGATGTCGTCATAGAGCGTCTGCGAGCACTTCACCTCACCCAGCACGGCGGCGCCGGGGTGGTCCAGCAGCAGCGCACGCGAGAGCACGATCAAGAGCTTGTCGCCCCAGATGATGTCGCCACGCGCGTCGATGACGCCGATGCGGTCTGCGTCGCCGTCGAAGGCGATGCCCAGCTCGAGGCCCTGCGACAGCACCGTGTCGCGCAGCAGCTCGAGCGTGTGGGGGTCGCTCGGGTCCGGGTGGTGCACGGGGAAGTTCCCGTCCATGTCACACAGGAGCGCCACCGGCGACAGCCCCGCCGCCTGCATGGCGGCCAACGCCTGGGGCCCGCCGGCGCCATTGCCCGCGTCGATGGCGAAGCGGATGTCCTTGCGCGCCACGTTCACGTTGCCGCGGATGAAGCCGGCGTACGCGCTCATGAGGTCGAGCGACGTCACGGTCCCGTCGAGGGTGAGGTCGAAGTCGCGCCGCTCGATCATCGAGCGCAGCTCGAGGATGTCGGGCCCGTAGAGCGACGCCTTGCCCTTCATCATCTTGAAGCCGTTGTCGCCGGGCGGGTTGTGGCTGCCCGTGATCTGCACGCCGCCCTCGAGGTCCAAGTGGAAGACCGCGAAGTACATCATGGGCGTGGCGCCGATGCCGATGTCGGTGACCTGCATGCCCGCCTCGAGCAGACCGCCGAGCAGCTCGCGGTGGAGCCGCGGCGAGCTCAAGCGACAGTCCTGGCCGAGCGCGATGCGACGCCGGCCGGCGCGCTTCTGGAAGGTGCCGAGCGCGCGGCCCAGGTCACGGGCCAGGTCGTCGGTGAGGTCGCGGTCGGCCACGCCTCGGATGTCGTATTCGCGAAAGATGTGCGGATTCATGATCGAAGCTCGGGCAGAGGACGCCCTAGAGGAGAGGGCGCGCGGAGGATACCAGCGGAAAGGAGGCTACGCCTGCGACGAGAACCACAGATAGACACCCGCGCCGACGGCCAACACGATGACCAGCAGGAGCGCGAGGCGACCGCGCGACGCTCCCTGAGCGCGCCCTTCGATGACTCCGTCGAGATCCGGATCGCGTGGCAAACCGAGTGGCGCGGGCGCCGGACCCGGACCCGCGAGCGCGGCGCTGGCCGTGGGTTCCCTCATGCGCTCTGGGATGACGGCCGGTGGCGCTGGTGCGGGGGGCTCCGAAGGCGCCGCCCGAGCCTCTGGCTCGCTGTCCGCAGGGGGCGCCTCGTACCCCAGCAGAGCGTCGAGGTCCGCGTCGGCGGCCACGGCATCCTCGGGACCAGTGCCCGCGCCATCTCCCGGCCGGGTGCCCGCCCTGGGACGTGTCAGCTCACGCAGCTGGCGAGCCAGCACGCGCCTCGCCGCCGCGCGGTTCAAGGGCACGAGCGCCGCCTCGAGCTCGTCACGGTAGCCCGCGAGACCCAGCTTGCGGGCCTGCGGCACGTCCACCAGGTGCATCAGCATGCCGGGCACCTCCTGGCCGGCCACCACCAGCACGGCCGCCAGCAACTCGGCCAGGGCGGCAGCCGCCTCGGCGCCATCTGCGGGGCGGCCCTGCGCGACGCGCGTCGCCCCCTCGGGCGACACCCACACGTCTCCAGCGCGTACCGCGCGCGGCTGGGCCAGCACGGCCTCGCACGCCTCGAACACCACGAACGCGCCGATCTCGTAGGCCAGGCGCACGTCGCGCTCCCGGCACAGATCGATGACGCGCGCGACGCTGATCTCACCCGGCTCGTTCACGACGCCTCGGCCTCGGGCGGCCGGACGTGCACGCCCTCGCCCAGCAGGTACGTCTTTACGTCGGCGACGGTGAACTGCCCGTCGTGGAAGATGCTGGCGGCCAACGCCGCGTCGGCGTGCGCCAAGACGAAGCCGTCTCGGATGTGGGCCTGCGTGCCCACGCCCCCCGACGCGATGACGGGCACGCTCACGGCGTCCACCACCGCGCGCGTCAGCTCGATGTCGTAGCCGTCGCGCGTTCCGTCGCGGTCCATGCTGGTGAGCAGGATCTCGCCCGCACCCAGATCCACCACGCGCCGCGCCCAGGTGATGGCGTCGAGGCCCGTGTCGCGCCGACCGCCATGCGTAAACACACTGAAGCGCGCCGCTTCGCCCGCGGCGCTCACGCGCTTGGCGTCGATGGCCACCACGATGGCCTGGCTGCCGTAGGCGCGCGCCGCCTCTTCGACGAAGCTGGGGTTGGCCACGGCGCCGCTGTTGGTGCTGACCTTGTCTGCGCCCGCGTGCAGCAGGTCGTGCACGTCACGCCGCTCGCGCACACCGCCGCCCACGGTGAGCGGCACGGCGATGGCGCGCGCGGTGCGCTCCACCAACTCGAACAGCGTGCGGCGACCATCGTGCGAGGCGGTGATGTCCAAGAAGCAGATCTCGTCGGCGCCGCCTTCGCTGTAGCGCGCGGCGCACTCGACAGGGTCGCCCGCGTCGCGCAGGCCCACGAAGTTGATGCCCTTCACGACGCGGCCGTCCTTCACGTCCAAGCAGGGGATGATGCGTCTCGCGAGCATGGTGGTGGCTCTCTACTGCGCCAGGAAGCGCTGAATCAAACGGGCACCGGCGTGGTGGCTCTTCTCGGGGTGGAACTGACACGCGAACACGTTGTCGCGCGCCACGGCGGCACAGAAGCGCACGCCGTAGTCGCTGGTGGCGGCCACCAACGACGGGTCGCTGGGCACCACGTAGTAGCTGTGCACGAAGTAGTACCAGCCGGCGTCCTCCAGCATGGGGTGCGCGGTGTCCACTTGGTTCCAGCCCATG
Encoded here:
- a CDS encoding phosphomannomutase/phosphoglucomutase; its protein translation is MNPHIFREYDIRGVADRDLTDDLARDLGRALGTFQKRAGRRRIALGQDCRLSSPRLHRELLGGLLEAGMQVTDIGIGATPMMYFAVFHLDLEGGVQITGSHNPPGDNGFKMMKGKASLYGPDILELRSMIERRDFDLTLDGTVTSLDLMSAYAGFIRGNVNVARKDIRFAIDAGNGAGGPQALAAMQAAGLSPVALLCDMDGNFPVHHPDPSDPHTLELLRDTVLSQGLELGIAFDGDADRIGVIDARGDIIWGDKLLIVLSRALLLDHPGAAVLGEVKCSQTLYDDIAQHGGRPILWKTGHSLIKAKMKEEGALLAGEMSGHVFFADRFFGFDDAVYAALRLLEIVAASDRPLHELLADVPVTFSTPELRVDCPDGEKFGVVTKVLERFRATNQVVEVDGARILFDGGWGLVRASNTQPVLVMRFEAQSEARLTEIRREVEDAVTAIRAAG
- a CDS encoding undecaprenyl-diphosphate phosphatase; the protein is MLATLDTLTALALGLIQGVTEFLPVSSDGHIAIGARVFGLEDAPLALSVALHAGTLLATLIAFRADLASLARETFRPRGDFAMWRASETGRLVMAVVVATIPTGIIGLGLKDHVEHLSHDQQVVAVCLMGSAVMVMLTRLGRGEAQLPTLPQAFLIGIFQGLAVLPGLSRSGSTIAVAMLLGLAGTAAFRFSFLLSLPAVAGAVLLELGNPAELIALGWPALLGALVAFVTGYASLFLLRGLVHRGNLFLFAIYLVPVSIWFFFW
- a CDS encoding mannose-1-phosphate guanylyltransferase; the encoded protein is MSRTVFAVIMAGGSGTRFWPASRGSRPKQLLPLAGGETSLIAETVERIAPLVPAERVLVVTSALLAEATAAELSMLPRENILAEPLGRNTAPCVGWAAAHVRRRDPNAILMVLPADHHIGDPDTYRKTLETALRAADDGALVTVGILPTRPETGYGYIEQGESLGDGVRAVTRFVEKPDLARAEQFLASGHFVWNSGMFFFRADAVLAEFERQLPAIAARITEYDAAAREGREAEVVGATYASLESVSFDHGIMEHAERIAVVAGSFGWSDLGSWTTAYELAAKDAAENALRADGVLVDSSGCYVSAPAGKLVALVGLHDLVVVDTGDALLIMPRERAQDVRSVVDALKSRRDPRV
- a CDS encoding cupin domain-containing protein → MPTLIVAPTRVEAAGNKPKLIDEYIGRVNSGHEALSVAHMRSPGGWVEPGQTPEFDEYTLVLRGQLKVEHADGELLVSAGQAVVTHRGEWVRYSTPGDDGAEYVAICLPAFSMDTVKRDE
- a CDS encoding EI24 domain-containing protein gives rise to the protein MTSEPPVVQKVVSVVKDVAATPARLTLGFLAGFRYPFRGARFVYLQHPGLVRYWIFPILITLGLLTVVFYQLGQHHAGWVEAIWSSPTDDGFWGGVKRVAHTVFDWVFTFLLGAAALLVVAALASIIAAPFNDLLSEEVERRVTGVEGPPFTLRALLRDTIRTVRVEVTKLILYAFVMLPLFVFQFLIPVVGALAYAVFGFVFTATYFAVDYVDWPATRRGYGVRRRAAIIRQRFLPMLGFGAGVYLFLMIPLVNLFFMPAAVAGGTLLFLDMEREGLVPPA
- the hisF gene encoding imidazole glycerol phosphate synthase subunit HisF; this encodes MLARRIIPCLDVKDGRVVKGINFVGLRDAGDPVECAARYSEGGADEICFLDITASHDGRRTLFELVERTARAIAVPLTVGGGVRERRDVHDLLHAGADKVSTNSGAVANPSFVEEAARAYGSQAIVVAIDAKRVSAAGEAARFSVFTHGGRRDTGLDAITWARRVVDLGAGEILLTSMDRDGTRDGYDIELTRAVVDAVSVPVIASGGVGTQAHIRDGFVLAHADAALAASIFHDGQFTVADVKTYLLGEGVHVRPPEAEAS
- a CDS encoding DMT family transporter is translated as MTLSATPRPASGAAFVLAATVLFAFKGIIARVALDTGLTVVAVVSLRVLLATPLYLGVGAVMARRVPQPPVSVRTRLEAMGVGAFFLMAAACDFSAIDRIGAGPSRVILFSFPGVVIIIEAIRLRALPRGLEVLTFALAWLGLVGVAAPDGLAALRGRDLSGVLFALGGSVTYAMFLTASQRSMRAMGSVAFTAYSNIGTALALLLALPFVLRPEDLVWNPRGLAWLTLLVVACTVLPFLLLARGIERAGAGPASLLTLVGPPLTVVAAYFLLGERLVPVQIGGALLVLASISFLKLRDHQRARLAQRRADASPAAEPIPVDPVAT
- a CDS encoding MCE family protein gives rise to the protein MNDTWKAARVGLMVVIGTFVAIAVYRYVDERSGENEGYTVYALFDDVQGLIPKSRVLIAGISVGYIDTIRLEGNRARVDIVMDEGIELHEDARVAMRSASLLGEKLLVIYPGSVTEPLIPDGGQILLAQEPTSMDAILTTVSEIATNIRDVSAQMQRSFGTDEAGDRMQSALLNLSEALEAVNRTIQANEAVVGNTLRNVEDATEAAGPRLIRILDNVESATRNLDQVIDERRPDIDRALGESDDTVASIHRASEELERVLADVRQVSDRTARGEGTIGRLTSDETLIDEVEGIAEGIGGILGGIGRLQTILEIRSEFNMLANTFKTYFSLRLQPRESRYFLIQVVDDPRGSERTRRETVFQNPAGEDDPPVYTRTTITRSDALRFTIMLAKRVSFATFRVGIMESTGGLGLDLHILDDRFELNIDAFAIGVQALPRLRARLNFELVNRFWLVAGVDDALNGTRDVFLGLMLRFNDDDLKGILPFAGGLAP